One stretch of Ptiloglossa arizonensis isolate GNS036 chromosome 7, iyPtiAriz1_principal, whole genome shotgun sequence DNA includes these proteins:
- the LOC143149403 gene encoding salivary endonuclease-like, translating into MYSPMIKITNSSRLAAKYKTRRITRATGFRVPRSISLISGTCEVSIQYDKHGDLKNPQPLILRENGRQFFYPDGDTSVLKLSTGQSIYMACIGNDNFIKDKPGLKQVKAICEGDKIFKLDGTDRTFSSLICRVQLTATNQRSQQLCLNRYRSIGIGFQLNNWFLPTIEVCRNEDTYETYYTKFTLTKNHGSVQVGYPRPNKWRDGTYFDKLNMERLYNWNAQINIIGNILQSGDIASRLVNQKQFLSRGHLAAKGDFVYGSQQDATFSYLNAAPQWVTFNSGNWLHLEQSVRNFTRNRYLDLEVYTGVHGQMTMADVNGRQRNIQLAEFGDSRSLIVPKFFWKIIYDPLSKKGTAFVGLNDPFITSITDSVYLCKDALTPKIKWLHWYPTDIKKGVSYACPIDILRKQIPTIPALNVIGVLI; encoded by the exons ATGTACTCCCCGATGATAAAAATCACAAACAGTTCCAGA TTGGCGGCCAAGTATAAAACGCGAAGAATAACCCGAGCAACAGGATTTCGAGTACCAAGATCGATAAGCT TGATAAGTG GGACCTGCGAAGTGTCCATACAGTACGATAAACACGGTGATTTGAAGAACCCGCAACCGTTGATCTTGAGAGAAAATGGAAGACAATTCTTTTATCCCGACGGGGACACGAGCGTTCTGAAATTATCCACCGGACAATCTATTTATATGGCATGTATTGGCAATGATAATTTTATCAAGGATAAACCCGGTCTTAAACAAGTGAAGGCCATATGCGAAGGTGACAAAATATTCAAGTTGGACGGGACCGATCGAACTTTTTCATCGCTCATTTGTCGGGTCCAGCTGACAGCCACCAATCAGAGATCGCAGCAGCTTTGTCTGAATCGATATCGCTCCATTGGAATTGGTTTTCAGTTGAATAATTGGTTCCTGCCGACGATAGAAGTGTGTCGCAACGAGGATACCTACGAGACTTATTACACGAAGTTCACGTTAACCAAGAATCATGGCAGTGTTCAGGTTGGGTACCCCAG GCCTAACAAATGGAGGGACGGGACTTACTTTGACAAACTGAATATGGAGAGGCTCTACAACTGGAACGCTCAGATCAACATAATCGGGAATATACTGCAGTCGGGCGATATCGCGAGCCGACTGGTAAACcaaaaacaatttctctcgCGCGGACACTTGGCGGCCAAGGGCGATTTTGTTTACGGTAGCCAACAGGACGCCACCTTCTCCTACCTAAACGCGGCACCCCAATGGGTAACCTTCAACAGCGGCAACTGGCTGCACCTCGAGCAGAGTGTACGAAATTTCACCAGAAATCGTTACCTGGACCTCGAAGTTTACACGGGTGTTCACGGTCAGATGACCATGGCGGACGTTAACGGACGTCAACGGAATATACAATTGGCCGAATTCGGCGACTCGAGATCTCTGATCGTGCCGAAATTCTTTTGGAAAATCATCTACGACCCGTTGAGCAAAAAGGGTACCGCGTTCGTGGGACTGAACGATCCTTTCATAACATCGATCACCGACAGCGTTTACCTGTGCAAAGACGCGTTAACGCCGAAAATAAAATGGCTGCACTGGTATCCAACCGACATAAAGAAGGGGGTCTCGTACGCCTGTCCCATTGACATCCTTCGAAAACAGATACCGACCATACCGGCGTTGAATGTGATCGGtgttttaatataa